In Ptychodera flava strain L36383 chromosome 21, AS_Pfla_20210202, whole genome shotgun sequence, a genomic segment contains:
- the LOC139122143 gene encoding BMP-binding endothelial regulator protein-like, which yields MRYLVSVISLLAFLPFYFSAAIPLGPNKVTCVAKGDPHIKTFDGTSYDFSGHCTYDMVNDIDPNHGQSRFGVTVDNMYRRNEKNARVVGFSVRANGHTVHVTGGEDGSFIIRDESRTEIPQTGFPLKHGGIDVKEDEGHLVFETDVGVHVSWNRFFQVVISLDLDVVDDGRFVEGMCGDANGNKENDLKTRDGDLVDFDQPNKTEKQIIEEFGQTWSVENTCVSL from the exons ATGCGATACTTGGTAAGCGTGATATCACTGCTGGCTTTCCTACCGTTTTACTTTTCG GCTGCCATTCCATTGG GTCCAAATAAAGTAACTTGCGTGGCGAAGGGTGATCCACATATAAAGACTTTTGATGGCACATCCTATGATTTCTCCGGACACTGCACCTATGATATGGTAAACGACATTGATCCGAATCATGGACAATCACGTTTTGGTGTAACTGTCGACAATATGTATCGCAGAAATG AGAAGAATGCACGAGTGGTTGGTTTCTCAGTGCGTGCCAATGGACATACTGTTCACGTCACTGGTGGAGAAGACGGATCCTTCATCATACGAGAC GAGAGTAGGACAGAAATTCCACAAACTGGATTTCCATTGAAGCACGGTGGCATTGACGTAAAGGAAGATGAGGGCCATCTGGTTTTCGAAACTGATGTTGGGGTCCATGTTTCGTGGAATAGATTTTTCCAAGTTGTGATTAGTCTTGATCTTGATGTGGTTGACGATGGACGGTTTGTTGAAGGAATGTGTGGCGATGCCAATGGAAATAAGGAAAATGATCTGAAAACAAGGGATGGAGATTTGGTTGATTTCGATCAGCCAAACAAGactgagaaacaaataatcGAAGAATTCGGACAGACGTGGAGTGTAGAGAACAC GTGCGTCAGTTTATAA